The Metabacillus schmidteae genome has a segment encoding these proteins:
- the cudC gene encoding choline uptake/conversion transcriptional regulator CudC yields MDENKQPSAESEISQAEEIVIHAIAETMDLYGITPSIGRLYAIMYFKQHPMTLDEMKDDVGMSKPSMSTAVRQLQEINIVQKIWQKGSRKDHFVAEKNFFNYFSQFFGSKWKREAELNLFAIEQAEHRLQAVMEDEKTEERLKERARQDLQQLEEYRKYCYWLQQLVDSIESGEIFDFLPVDNSNSKT; encoded by the coding sequence ATGGACGAAAACAAACAACCGTCTGCTGAATCAGAAATCAGCCAAGCCGAGGAAATAGTCATTCATGCCATTGCCGAAACGATGGATTTGTACGGTATCACCCCGTCAATTGGCCGACTCTATGCCATCATGTACTTTAAACAGCATCCGATGACTCTTGATGAAATGAAAGACGATGTCGGTATGAGCAAACCCAGTATGAGCACAGCGGTCCGCCAATTACAGGAAATCAACATCGTCCAGAAGATATGGCAAAAAGGCTCCAGGAAAGACCATTTTGTGGCTGAGAAAAATTTCTTTAATTATTTTAGCCAATTTTTCGGAAGCAAATGGAAAAGAGAGGCTGAGTTGAACCTTTTCGCCATTGAACAAGCGGAACATCGACTTCAAGCAGTCATGGAAGATGAAAAAACTGAAGAAAGGTTAAAAGAAAGAGCTAGGCAAGACTTGCAACAGTTAGAGGAATACAGGAAATACTGTTATTGGCTCCAACAACTGGTGGATTCAATCGAGTCCGGTGAAATTTTTGACTTTTTACCGGTGGACAATTCAAATTCAAAGACATAA